One Skermanella sp. TT6 genomic window, TGCTGACATTTGCGTCCTTGCCAGGGGAGGGGGGTGTCGTCAGCCGCGGTCACGAACACCCGCCGGCTTCCCGACCGTCGGGGCCTGCCGTCACGAATGATGACATTTGCGGCCTTTACAGGGGGAGATCTGCGGTAGCCGAGGAAGGTGCCGGAGGGTGCCGCATGGAGGCATAACCCTCCTGTTGACATCGCCGCTCCGGTCCCCTAGTTTCGCGGTCCGCTCAATCCCATGAGCCGCCTTCTATGCGCCCGAGGGTGCCCGCCGGTCCGCGAGTTTCGCGCACTGGCGCGTTTCCGTTTGGGCGCATGTCGGGCGCATGGCCAGCCAGTCTGGCCGTCGCGGCGGCGCAGTGGGGCGGGGCATCCGACTTTCGCGAACCATGACCGAGTGACGCATGTTTGAAGGGCTGACCGGACGGCTGGGAGACATCTTCGATCGTCTCACGCGGCGTGGCGCGCTGAGCGAGGAGGATGTCGGGATCGCTCTGCGCGAGGTGCGCGTCGCCTTGCTCGAAGCCGACGTGGCCTTGCCCGTCGTCAAGCAGTTCATCGCCGGCGTCAAGGAGAAGGCCGTCGGCCAGGAGGTCCTGCGCTCGGTGACCCCGGGCCAGATGGTCGTCAAGATCGTCCACGACCATCTGGTCGAGATGCTGGGCTCGTCCAGCGAAGGCATCAACCTCGAGGCCGCCGCCCCCGTGCCGATCCTGATGGTCGGCCTCCAGGGCTCGGGCAAGACAACCAGCACCGCCAAGATCGCGCTCCGCCTCAAGACGCGGGAGCGCAAGAAGGTCCTGATGGCCTCGCTGGACACGCGGCGCCCGGCGGCCCAGGAACAGCTCAAGATCCTCGGCGAGCAGGTCCAGGTCGCGACCCTCCCGATCGTCCCCGGCCAGCAGCCGGTGGAGATTGCGAAGCGCGCCATGCAGACCGGCCGGCTCGAAGGCTACGATGTCGTCATGCTCGACACCGCCGGCCGCCTCGCGATCGACGACGAGCTGATGGCCGAGGTGGCCGCCGTCCGCGACGCCACGAAGCCCGTGGAGACGCTGCTGGTCGTGGACGCCATGACCGGTCAGGACGCGGTGACGGTCGCGACCAACTTCCAGGACCGCGTCGGCATCTCCGGCATCGTGCTGACCCGGATCGACGGCGACGCCCGCGGCGGCGCCGCGCTGTCGATGCGCCAGATCACCGGCAAGCCGATCAAGCTGCTGGGCGTCGGCGAGAAGGTGGACGCCCTCGAAGCCTTCCACCCCGACCGCATCGCCGGCCGGATCCTCGGCATGGGCGACGTGGTCAGCCTGGTCGAGAAGGCCGCCGAGAACATCGACAAGGCGGAGGCCGAGAAGCTCGCCAAGAAAATGGAGAAGGGCACCTTCGACCTCGACGACATGGCGAACCAGCTCAAGCAGATCCGCAAGATGGGCGGCATGGGCGGCATGCTCGGGATGCTGCCGGGCATCGGCAAGATCAAGAACCAGCTCAAGGACGCCAACATCGACGAGGGCATCCTGAAGAAGCAGGAAGCCATCATCTCGTCCATGACCAAGGCCGAGCGGCGCAATCCCGACCTCATCAAGGCGTCGCGAAAGCGCCGCATCGCCCTGGGGTCGGGCGTGCAGGTCCAGGATGTCAACCGGCTGCTCAAGCAGTTCCAGGACATGCAGACCATGATGAAGAAGGTCAAGAAGATGGGCCAGAAAGGCATGATGCGCCAGGGCCTGGCCGGTCTTCTTCCCCGCGGCAAGGGCTTCCCGTAAGCCGCCGCACGGACAGTTTCGCCCCGAGACGGTTCGCCTAAGACAGTTCGCCTACCGACAAGACAGCCAATACCTGCAACCTGAGTGAAGAGAGTAGTTTCGCAATGTCCTTGAAGATCCGTCTGACCCGCGGCGGCGCCAAGAAGCGCCCGTTCTACGCCATCGTCGTCACCGACGCGCGCAGCCCGCGCGATGGCCGCTTCATCGAGAAGATCGGCACCTACAACCCGATGCTGGCCAAGGATCATCCGGAGCGGGTCGTGCTCAATACCGAGCGCGCCAAGCATTGGCTGTCCGTCGGCGCCCAGCCGACCGACCGGGTCGAGCTGTTCCTCGGCCGCGCGGAGGTCATGCCGATGCCGTCCCAGCGCCAGAACCCGAAGCAGGCCGCCCCGAAGGCGAAGGCCCAGGAGCGGATCAAGGCGGAGCAGGCCGCCGCCGCCAAGCGCGCCGAGGCGGAAGCCGCCGGCAGCGCCGAGTAATCACGCCCGGTAATCTCGAAGGCTCAGGTCTCCTCCCATGGCACCCCGGTCCGCAGGCAAGCCCGATGCAACTGGCGCACGCGTGTGCGTCGGCCAGATCGTGGGCGTGCATGGCGTGCGCGGCCTGGTGAAGCTGAAGAGCTTCACCGGCGATCCCGCCGCCATCGCGGACTACAATCCGCTCACCGACCACACGGGTACCCGCCGCTTCACCGTCGAGCTCCAGTCGGCGATGAAGGACTATTGGCTGGCCCGTGTGCAGGGGGTTGCCGACCGGACCGCCGCGGAAGCCTTGCGCGGCGTGCTGCTCCATGTCGAGCGGGATCGTCTGCCGCCGCCCGAGGACGAGGACGAGTTCTACCATGCCGACCTGATCGGCCTGCCGGTCCTGCGGCCGGACGGCGAGCGGATCGGCACGGTGGTCGCCCTCCACGATTTCGGCGGCGGGGACATGCTCGAAGTGGTGCTTCCCGACCGGCGGACCGCCATGGTTCCGTTCACCAGGGCCGTCGTGCCGGTGGTGGACGTGGCCGGCGGACGCATCGTCGCCGACCCGCCCGAAGACCTGCTGGCGCCGCCGGGCGCCCCGGATCGGGACGACGACGACGATGACGGCGGCGATCACGGCGCCGGCGGCAGGGAGGGGGCGTGATGGACCGGTCCTGGACCGTCCGCGTGCTGACCCTCTTCCCGGAGATGTTCCCGGGGCCGCTGGGTCTCAGCTTGGCCGGGCGGGCGCTCGAAAGCGGGATCTGGTCCCTGGAAGCAGTGGACATCCGGTCTTTCGCACGCGATAAACACCGCTCGGTCGACGATACCCCGTTCGGCGGCGGTCCCGGCATGGTCATGCGGCCGGATGTCCTGGACGCGGCGCTGACGGCCGCCACCGGCGGCGCGGAAGCGGCGGAACGCGGCCGGGTCATCTACCTGTCGCCGCGCGGGCGCCTGCTCGACCAGCCCCTGGTCAGGGAACTGGCGGCGGAAACCCTGGTGACCCTTCTGTGCGGACGCTACGAAGGGGTCGACGAGCGGGTCCTGGAGGCCCACCGGGCCGAGGAGGTCAGCCTCGGCGACTTCGTGCTGTCCGGCGGCGAACCGGCGGCCCTGGCCCTGATCGATGCCGTCGTCCGGCTTCTGCCGGGCGTCATGGGCAACGAGGAGACCGCCGGGGAGGAGAGTTTCGAGCGGGGATTGCTGGAGTATCCCCATTATACGCGGCCGGCCGACTGGCAGGGGCGCACGGTGCCGGAAGTCCTGCTTTCCGGTCACCACGAGAAGGTACGGGCCTGGCGGCTGGCCGAGGCGGAGCGGATCACCAGGGCCCGGCGGCCCGACCTGTGGTCCCGCTACGAGGCCGCCCGCGAGGCGGAAGAACCGCGGAAGCGCCGCCGGCGCGACCGCGTCGTGACGATGGAATAGATGACAAACGGGTCCGCCGGGAGCCTGCCAAGGGTTCGGCGCGCCATCAGTGAAGGTAAGGGGTGAGTGCGATGAACATCATTCAGCAGATCGAGGCCGAACAGGTCCAGAAGCTGGTCGACAAGCGCGGCGTTCCGGAGTTTTCCCCCGGCGACACGCTGCGCGTCAACGTGAAGGTGGTCGAGGGCACGCGCGAGCGCGTCCAGGCCTACGAGGGCGTCTGCATCGCCCGCAAGAACGCCGGGCTGAACAGCAGCTTCACCGTTCGCAAGATCAGCTACGGCGAGGGCGTGGAGCGCGTGTTCCCGCTGTACAGCCCGCGGATCGACAGCATCGAGCTGGTCCGCAAGGGCGACGTCCGCCGCGCCAAGCTCTATTACCTGCGCGAGCTGCGCGGCAAGCGGGCGCGCATCAGCGAGCGCACGACCGGCCGCGGCATGAACAACAAGGAAGAGGCCGCGTCCAAGTAAGGACCGCGCCGGCACCTTTGCCGAACAAGACGCGAAAGCCCGCCGAACCCCGTTCGGCGGGCTTTCCTGTTTCGGGAGGGAGCCGCGGGGCCGTCAGAGCGGGATCGCCATCCGCACGACGGTGCCGCTGCCGGTCGTCTCGGCCGTCAGCGTCGCGTTCAACTGCGCCGCCAGCGCTTCGGCCAGCAGCATCCCGGCATCGGCGTCCGGGTCGAAGCCGGAAGGCAGCCCTCGGCCGTTGTCGGCGATCACCAGGTCGAGCATGTCCGGGGCGGGGCGCGTCAGCGAGATGCGGATCCAGCTTTTGGCCGGAAAGGCGTGCCGCAGGCTATTGGTCAGCAACTCGTTGACGATCAGGCCCAGCGGCACGGCGAGCGAAAGGCCGCCGGTGATCTTCTCGGACTGGACGTCGATCTCGGTCCCCTGGGCTCCGCCCGGCACGTTGGCGCTGGTGGTCGTCACCAATTCGCTCAGATACCGGCCGAACTCGACCTGCGTCTCGCTGCCGGACTCGTGCAGGTGACGGTAGGCGATGGCCAGCGCCTCGATCCGCTGAAGCGTCAAGTCGTAGGCGGTCCGGGCATCAGGGTCGCGAATGCGGCCGCTCTGGAGCTTCAGGAGGCTGATGACGAGCTGAAGGCTGTTCTTGGCCCTGTGCTGCAGTTCGCGCAGGGCCGCCTCTTTCTCCTTCAGGGCCTGTTCAAGTTGCCGCGTATGTTCGTCCATGTCAGGAGCATGTGCTGTTGTCAAAGGCGGATCTCCTGACCGTGGTCGCAACGCCGCGGAACAAAAGCTCTGCGGGAAGAAATTATCCAACCCACCGAGTTTCCATCGAATGCGCCATTATGTACAGCAAACAGGCTAACTCTCAAATATACTTTCCGGCTTAGGTGATTGGACGCACAGGGATCATCCTGTTGCCGAATATTTTCTTCGATTTTTCCTAAAAGTTACAAGAAGAAGCAATTGTCGTCCGGCGATCGCGGCCTGGATCCGGACTCCGCCTCTTGTGTTTCGTGTACAACATCCGGCGTGGCTCGGGGTTCCGATGCGGCGGTCGGAACAGGATGGGTGAGGCCGTCCCGGCTCGGACGATGTGGCTCGGTCAGTTGAACAGGCGGCTGAAGAACCCGCGCTTCTTCGCCGGTGCCGACGCCTGGGCACGTCGCGGCGGCTTGCCATCGATGTATTCGTCTTTGAAGCGCTTCATGTCCTCGCTTCGCCCGAAGGTGAACCGGACATGGAAGATATAGGTCTTGGTCTTCTTGAACTCGTCGATCTCCTCGGACATCCCGAGGAACTGAAGCTCCCACAGGCCCTTGACGTTGGCCCTTATCCAATCCTCAGCCTCGTTCATCTTGCCCTGACCACGGAACTTGTGAACGAGTTCATACGTCATGTGCGATGTCATTGCCTTGCGTCGCGTCGTTTCCGATCCAGCCCTCCGAGCGGGCACCGTCTGCAAGGCTAGGCGCAACGCGTGTAGATTCGGTTACCCGGATCCCGCCGGAACCCGATGCCGCGCAGGTTGATGTGGATCAAGGCGCCCGCCACCGACCTGCTCCATGGTGATGATCGAGGTCGGTGCCGTACCGGCGGCTCGATGGCGCAAACGCATCCGGCCAGGCGGGCGCACGGGATTTCATGACCGATCTTTCCAATCAGACGGAGCCGCCGGAAAGTTCCCGAAACGTTTCGGGGCGGATCCATTCCGTCTCCGCGCTCGGCACCGGACCCGGCGGGCCGGGGGTGCGGTTCGTCATCTTCCTGGACGGGTGCCCGCTGCGTTGCACCCAATGCGCAGAACCGGGCAACACCCTGGTTTCGGAAGCCGAGCCGAGGGGCAGGGGCGCCGGGGAGATCGACTCCCTGATGCAGCAGATCGCGCGCTACGCCGACTATATGCGGGTGTCGGGCGGCGGCGTCACCGTGGCCGGCGCCGAACCGCTCGACCAGGCGGCCTTCATCCGCGAACTGTTCCGGCGTTGCCGCGACATGGGCATCGCCACCGCCCTGGACACCTGCGGGGGCGGGAACCTGTTCGCGGCCAAGGGCTTGTTGTATCTGACCGACCTTGTGGTGCTGGACCTGACGCCGGTCGAGCCGGGGGCGCTGGACGGACGGCCGTCTCCGTCGTCGGCGGGCACCCTGCGGTTCGCCGGGATGCTGCGGGCTGCCCGCAAGCCGGTATGGGTGCGCTTCGCGGTGGTCCCCGGCGTCAACGACGATCCCCGCCACGTGGAGACCCTGGCCGAGTTCGCGGCCTCGCTGCCGGACGTGGAGCGGATCGAGGTGCTGCCGTTCCATCGGCTGGCGACCGCCCATCTTCGCGACCGCTGCCCGTCGCCGGCGCTCCGTACCCTGGGCGCGCCCAGCGCCCGGCAGGTCCGCGCGGTCCGGAACATCTTCCGCAGCCGGGGCCTGCGAGCCTACTGATCCGGTTTCCGGATGATCGGCATGAGAACCTCCGGTCCGACGGGGGACAAAGGTCTTACCGCGGCGTGGTACCCGGCATGAACCGAGAAAAGCTGTCGCACCGCATCATCGGCGATGCCATCTATGGGGCCATGGCTGCACTTCAAGATTTCGTCCGGCGGGCGTTCTTCCTCGCGTCGCTCGCCACCTTGGCGGTGGTCGGCTGTTCGCCGCTCACCGCGAACGGTCCCCTGGAGAACTCCTATGCCGTCCGGCTCGACGACAGCCGGCCCGACCGGCGGGACATCGGATCGCTGAGGTACCGCGGCGGCGTGGCGCTCACCGATCCCGATCCGGAATTCGGCGGCCTTTCCGGCATCGAGGTCGACCCGGACGGACGCCGGTTCGTCGCGATCTCCGACCGGGGCAAGGTGATCACCGGCAACATCGACTACGACGACGAGGGCGACCTCGCGGGGGTGCGCGGCATCACCGTGGCGCCGCTGCTCGACATCGACGGGAAGCAGGCCGAGGGCAACCGCGCCGACGCCGAGGGGCTGGCCCGGCTTCCGGACGGGCGCTGGGCGGTCAGCTTCGAGCGCTGGCACCGGGTCGAGCTCTATGCCTCCAACCCGGACGGGCCGGTGACCCGGCCCCTGCCCAAGCTGCCGCGCCCGCCGGGGATCCGCAGCGCCGAGGGCAACAGCGGGCCGGAAGCGCTGGCGGCCCTTCCCGACGGGCGGATGCTGGTCATCGAGGAAGGGTCCGACGACAAGGCCGGCTTCAGCCGGGCTTGGCTGGGCGGTGCCGATGGCTGGGAAAGCCTGAGCTATCGCGGCAAGGCGCCGTACCGCCCGACCGATGCCGCGATCCTGCCGGACGGCGACCTCGTGGTCGTGGAGCGGCGGGCCTCGATCCTGGGCGGGTTCGGCGCGCGGATCGTCCGGGTGCCCGGGGCCTCGATAGAGGCGGGCGCGGAATTGTCCGGCACCGAGCTGGCTGTGCTGGAGCCGCCGGTCACGACCGACAATTTCGAGGGGATCTCCGTGGTGGCGACGCCCGATGGCCGCACGTTGCTCTACCTCGTCTCCGACGACAATCTCTGGGGTTTCCAGCGGACCTTGCTGATGATGTTCGAGATCGGTGCCTGACCGGAAATCCGTTCCGCCCTACCCGCAATCTCTCCTGACCGGATGGAGTTCGCGTTACCCATGCCTTTCCTGCCGTCTTCCCCGTCGATGAAGCATCCGATCCTCCTCGCCCTGCTGCTGGCGGCCGCCGTCTCCGCCTGGCCGGCCCCGTCCCGGGCGGCCGCGCCGTTCGACGGCGGCGGCGAGCAGAGATACCGGATCTGGGTTTCCCCCGACGGACCGGTCAGCGACATCAACGTGGCGATCGAGCGCGCGGTGCCCGGAACCGACATCATGGTCAGGGCGGGAACCTATCGGGGGCCTGTCAAGTTCTCGAAGAACGGGACGGAGAGCGCCCCGATCCGGCTGATCTCGGCCGACGGCCACGGGAAGGCGCGCATCGTGTCGGAGAAAACCGGGATCTACGGCTTCGGCACGCGGAACGTCGGGGTGTTCGGCTTCCATGTCATCGCCGGGGCCGGCGGCAACGGCATCCAGTTCGGCCTGTCCGGGCGCGATACCAGCGACATGTCCCGGTATGCCCGGAACATCGTGATCGCCGACAACCTGGTCGAGCGGGCGGGCGAGGACGGCATCAAGATCAGCCAGGCGGACAATGTCCATCTCTATCGCAACATCGTCCGCGACAGCGGCGCCGACCGCAACGACAACGGTGACGGCGGCATCGACCTCGTGGCGGTCAACCGGTCCCGGCTGGTCGGCAATATCGTCGACGGGACGCCCGGCCATACCTGCCTGATGATGAAGGGCGGCAGCGAGGGCAACTTCGTCGCCGGCAATGTCATGAAAGGATGCGAGCGCGACGGCATCTCCGTCGGCGGGCTGACCACGGGGCGCTGGATGCGTCCCGGAACGGACTCGGAGGCCAAGTACAACACGGTCGTCGGGAACGACATCGAGGCCGGGCGGGTCGGGCTGCTGATCTACGGGGCCACCGGCAACAAGGTCGCGCGCAACCTCTGCGCCGGCCGGCGGGCGTGCCTGAACGAGCGGGTCAGCAACCGGGGTCACGAGCCGATGCACAACCACGACAACCTGCTGGAGAACAACGAGCGCGAGCCGGCGCCCGGAATCGGCACGGCGGCGGTCCAAGGCGGCGATCTCGCCCGGTGGGCCGACCTCCACAGGACGGATGTGCTTCCTGCCGGTTCACGATAGACAGGCTTTACCGCAGAATTCATTCCAACCGAATCCGCACCAACCGGACCTGTCGAGACAGAGATTGCCTCCATCACCCTTCCGCGACCTGACCAACCTGGGAAGCCGGGCCTTCGACCGCGTCGGCGAACTGACCGACCGGATGCTGGACGGCAACCTGCGCATCGGCGTGACCGGCTTGCGCCGGTCCGGCAAGACGGTGCTGACCACCGCCCTGATCGACAACCTGCTGCATGCCGACCGGCTGCCGTTCCTGGACGTGGTCGCGACCGGCCGCTTCATCGCCGCCCGCATGGAGCCGCAGCCCGACCAGGCGGTGCCGCGCTTCGACTATGAAAGCCAGATCGCCCGGCTGACCGCGCCGGATCCGCAATGGCCGAACAACACGAAGGTCACCAGCCAGGTGCGGGTCGCGGTCCGCTACATGCCGGGGACGATGCTGAAGCGCCGCCTGCTCGGGCCGACCCGGCTGAACCTGGACATCGTGGACTATCCCGGCGAGTGGCTGCTCGACCTGCCATTGCTGGACCGGAGCTATGCCGAGTGGTCGCGCGAGACCCTGGAGCTTGCCAGGCGTCCGCCGCGCGACGCCCTGGCGGCGGAATGGCTGGCCTACCTGTCCAACCGCGACCCGGCCGGCCCCGCCGAGGAGGCGGTCGCCCGCCGATCGGCCGAGCTTTACACCCAATACCTGCTGGCATGCCGGGCCTCCGACCAGTTGCTCAGCCTGATCCAGCCCGGCCGCTTCGTGGAACCGGGGGAGCTGGTCGGCGCCCCGGTGCTCGCCTTCTGTCCCTTGCCGGAACCCTCGGCTCGGGCCGGGCGGCATACCCTATGGGCGATGATGGAGGAGCGGTTCGAGGCCTACAAGACCAACGTCGTCCGGCGATTCTTCACCGAGCACTTCGCCCGGCTGGATCGCCAGATCGTGCTGGTGGACGTCATCGGCGCGCTTAACGCCGGGCCGGCCGCCCTGGCCGACATGCAGACCTCCCTGTCCGCCACGCTGGAATCCTTCCGACATGGACGGTCGAGCTGGCTCGGGCGGCTGCTCGGCGGGCGGATCGACCGGGTTCTGTTCGCCGCCACCAAGGCCGACCACATCCCGTCCAACCAGCATGCCAACCTGCGCCGCCTGCTCGACGGACTGGTCGAGGAGCGGCGGAACGCGATCCGGTTCGAGGGCGCGCGGGTCGAGACCATGGCGATCGCGGCGCTGAAATGCACCGAGACGGTCATGGCGGAGCACCAGGGCCGGCAGCTCGCCTGCGTGCGGGGCATTCCCATCGGGCGGACCGAACCGACCGTCCTGTATCCCGGCGAGATCCCGGACGACCACCGGCTGCTGACCGACGACGGCGTTCGCCGGCTCAACTTCCTGGACTTCCGGCCGCCCCTGCTGTCGGCCCGGCAGGGCCGGGGTCTGCCGAATATCCGGCTCGACCAGGCGCTGGACTTCCTGATCGGAGATTTCCTGTCATGACCGGGCGGACGCGGGACAAGGACTTCATCGCGCCGATGGAACTGGACCCCGGCGGCGCCGTGACCGTGGTCCCGGACGATCGGGCCGCCGGTACCGCGGTATCGGGCCTTCCGAGCGAAGCCGACCTGCCGGATCCCGTCCCGGCACCCCGGCGCTGGGCTGTCCGGCTGCTGGTCGGCTCGGCGGCGGCCCTGGTGACATTGGCGGTCGGGTACGACACCGTCGACCTGATCCGGCGCGCCTTCGAAACCAGCGTGCTGCTGGGCGGCGGCGCCGTCGCGCTGGCAGGCGGGGCCGTGCTGGGCGGCTTCGGCCTGCTCTCGGGCGAACTGCGCAGCCTGCGGCGCCTGCGCCGGATCGACGGGCTGCGGGAGGAGGCGGAGCACCTGCGGACTTCCGGCACCCATGGCGAGGCCGCGCGCTACGCCGGGGCGGTTGCCTCGCTCTACCGCGACCGGCGCGACCTGTCGGCGCAGGTCGCCGCCTTGAAGGACAATCTCAGCGACGCCCATGACGACCGGGAAGTCGTGCGCATGGTCGATCTCCAGCTGCTCCAGGACATCGACCGCCGCTCGTACCAGCTCGTCCTGCGGGCCGCCCGCGACACCGCGGTCGCCACGGCGCTGAGCCCGGCGGCCCTGCTCGACGTCGTGATCGTGCTGTGGCGGAACCTGAAGCTGGTGCGCGAGGTCGCGACCCTCTACGGCGCCCGTCCCGGCTATGTCGGCAGCCTGAAGCTGCTGCGCCGGATGCTCGCCAACATCGCGATCGCCGGAGTCGCGGAGAGCGGCAACGACCTGATGGTCGAGGCCCTGGGAAGCACGCTCGCGGCATCGCTCTCGACCCGGGTGGGGCAGGGGGTGATCAACGGGCTGCTGACCGCCCGCGTCGGCCTCACGGCCATGCATCTGTGCCGGCCTCTGGCCTACGACGAGACCAACCGTCCCAGCCTCAAGCGGATCCGGCGGGAGTTGCTGAACGTGCCGAAGCAGGTCCTGTAGGGGCCGCGAAGCGGGACGCCTCCTCCGCGGGGTCGGGAGGAGGCGTTCCGGAGAGCCGCTCGACCGGAGGTCTGACCGTCAGGCGCTGGTGCCGGGGTGCTGATAGACAAGGGGCGCGTCCCCGCCGCCGCGCTCGCCGTTCTTTTCCGGCAGCTTCGGCTGGGGCAGGGCATAGAACATCGGCTTGTCCTTGTCCCAGGTATTCTCGAACGGCAGTTCCATCTTCAGGCCGCCCTGGTTCTTCTCGGCCTCGCGCATCGCCTGCTGGAGCTGCTTGGCGACGTCCTCGCTCCAGCCGATCTTGTAATAGCGCGGCTCCGCGGTCCCGGGCAGCTGGAGCCACAGGTAGATCGCCTCGCCCTCCTGCATCCGGGCGCTCAGCACGGTCGCCTCGCTCATGCTGCGGTGGAACCATTCCAGCGCCACCGGCTTCGGCTTGCTCAGCAGGTCGGCGAAGCTGGCGTAGGACAGCGGCATGAAGGCGGCGGCCAGCGTCACGGCGCCGATCTTCACCCACAGCTTGCGGGGCGACCAGATGCTGATGGTGGCGAGCCCCGCGGCCAGCACGACGGCCACGACGAAGAGGTTCATCATGAGTTGCATCACTGCCTCCACTTGCGCAGGGCCTTCGGCAGGCTGTTGACGCTGCCGGGGACGAGATCCCCTGCCTCCGTCAGCTTGAACCGGTAGACCGTCAGTTCCTGGTTCTCGACCGTCAGGTCGACCGTGCTGGACAGCACCTGCTTCGCGGACTCGGCGGTGGGCTTCTTGACGCTGGTCACGACCGTGACCTTGACCGGCGAGACCCGGGCCTTGTTGCGGTACATGTGCAGGTTGATCGCATATTCGCCCGGCGGTATGCCTCGGCTGTAGCTGACTTCATAGTTCAGCTGGGTCGGGTCGGCATTTCGGCCAAGGTCGTCGCGCAGCAGGTTGAAGATGACGCCGGACTTGTTGGAATACCCGACCGGTACGTCGCCGGGTGCCTGGACCCAAAGGTCTATGTCGGTATCCAGCTCGTCGGCCCACCGGGCCTCGACCATGATGTTGCCGGGGGTCGTGCTGACGGCGGCCTGGGCCTGCTGCTTGGGATTGAGGTGCGGGAGCAGCAGGATCACGACAGCCACGAAGCCGCACAGGGCGAGCGTTATGACGTCGCGGAAGACGGTGCCGTTGACGTCTTCGTCGTCGAACTGGTCAAGACCCTGCATGGCGTTCACCCAGCGCCGAGATCTCGGTGATCAGGTTGACGGTGCCGGTGGCGAGCATGTTGTAGTTGATGCTCAGCCAGATGTTCAGCACGCCGCCGACCAGGGTCGTGTAGAGCGCCACCGACATGCCTTCGATCAGCTTGGTGACCATGGGGGCGATCGAGGCCACGTCGCCGGCCTTCGCCGGATCGACCCCGCTCAGGGAGATGATGAAGCCGACGACGGTCCCGATCAGCCCGAGCAGGACAAGGCTCGCCGCCAGATGCCGGACCATCGCGACCCGCGACGACAGCTTCAGGCGGAGATTGCCGGCGAGGATGCTCCGGCTGCCGCTGTCACGGCCCATGACCTCGGCCACGTAGCGCGCGGCGCGCGAATTGCCATGGAGTTGGAAGTCCTTGCACGCGTTGAGCTCGCAGCTGGTGCGCCAGACCTTGGCGGCCGAGACCGCCAAACCGACCAGGAAAACGGCGAAGATGAGCTGGCACAACCCGGTATCGTCGGAAACGAGGATCGGCGTGATCCATCCCTGAAGCCATGCTGCGGCCAGGAGAGCGGAAGCGACTGTATTGACCAAGGCAAAACGAAGAACTAGAAGGTATTTCTGAGGGTTGCGGGCGAGATCGACAATGGTGTTGGAAGACCGTGTGTGTAGAACGGTTGGCACGGTACTCCGCGCCGTGTGGACGGTCTCAGCAGTCGCATCGGTCATCAAGGCTCTCCGTTGACAAGCGGCTGATCAGAACTTCATCTCTCCAACTCCCTATCGCAATCGTTATGCCAAGCATCTTTTTTTGCGCGACCTGCTGATTGTACACAGCAACACAACCGTCACAAGACCGGGGAGTCGAGCCAAGGGCGCTGGATCGTGCACAGAATTGAAGCAAAGCCGGGAACCGGCGTCAGAATTGCCTATTAATTGTGCAAAATAGCCGAAAATAAAGCAGTTTTTAACGATTTGAGCGACAGAATGTCACGGATATGGCCGACCATATCCTGGTATCGCGAAAACCGGGCCGGGGCTGCCGCGCCGCAGGCATCGCTTTGTTCGCGAAAGGTTTATCGGAAAACCCGCCCGGCGCGCCGGGCTT contains:
- a CDS encoding right-handed parallel beta-helix repeat-containing protein, with product MPFLPSSPSMKHPILLALLLAAAVSAWPAPSRAAAPFDGGGEQRYRIWVSPDGPVSDINVAIERAVPGTDIMVRAGTYRGPVKFSKNGTESAPIRLISADGHGKARIVSEKTGIYGFGTRNVGVFGFHVIAGAGGNGIQFGLSGRDTSDMSRYARNIVIADNLVERAGEDGIKISQADNVHLYRNIVRDSGADRNDNGDGGIDLVAVNRSRLVGNIVDGTPGHTCLMMKGGSEGNFVAGNVMKGCERDGISVGGLTTGRWMRPGTDSEAKYNTVVGNDIEAGRVGLLIYGATGNKVARNLCAGRRACLNERVSNRGHEPMHNHDNLLENNEREPAPGIGTAAVQGGDLARWADLHRTDVLPAGSR
- a CDS encoding MotA/TolQ/ExbB proton channel family protein, translating into MVNTVASALLAAAWLQGWITPILVSDDTGLCQLIFAVFLVGLAVSAAKVWRTSCELNACKDFQLHGNSRAARYVAEVMGRDSGSRSILAGNLRLKLSSRVAMVRHLAASLVLLGLIGTVVGFIISLSGVDPAKAGDVASIAPMVTKLIEGMSVALYTTLVGGVLNIWLSINYNMLATGTVNLITEISALGERHAGS
- a CDS encoding TIGR01620 family protein; this encodes MTGRTRDKDFIAPMELDPGGAVTVVPDDRAAGTAVSGLPSEADLPDPVPAPRRWAVRLLVGSAAALVTLAVGYDTVDLIRRAFETSVLLGGGAVALAGGAVLGGFGLLSGELRSLRRLRRIDGLREEAEHLRTSGTHGEAARYAGAVASLYRDRRDLSAQVAALKDNLSDAHDDREVVRMVDLQLLQDIDRRSYQLVLRAARDTAVATALSPAALLDVVIVLWRNLKLVREVATLYGARPGYVGSLKLLRRMLANIAIAGVAESGNDLMVEALGSTLAASLSTRVGQGVINGLLTARVGLTAMHLCRPLAYDETNRPSLKRIRRELLNVPKQVL
- a CDS encoding YcjX family protein; this encodes MPPSPFRDLTNLGSRAFDRVGELTDRMLDGNLRIGVTGLRRSGKTVLTTALIDNLLHADRLPFLDVVATGRFIAARMEPQPDQAVPRFDYESQIARLTAPDPQWPNNTKVTSQVRVAVRYMPGTMLKRRLLGPTRLNLDIVDYPGEWLLDLPLLDRSYAEWSRETLELARRPPRDALAAEWLAYLSNRDPAGPAEEAVARRSAELYTQYLLACRASDQLLSLIQPGRFVEPGELVGAPVLAFCPLPEPSARAGRHTLWAMMEERFEAYKTNVVRRFFTEHFARLDRQIVLVDVIGALNAGPAALADMQTSLSATLESFRHGRSSWLGRLLGGRIDRVLFAATKADHIPSNQHANLRRLLDGLVEERRNAIRFEGARVETMAIAALKCTETVMAEHQGRQLACVRGIPIGRTEPTVLYPGEIPDDHRLLTDDGVRRLNFLDFRPPLLSARQGRGLPNIRLDQALDFLIGDFLS